In a genomic window of bacterium:
- a CDS encoding polyprenyl synthetase family protein — translation MDIQNYLHKRIEIINAYLENHIPLDNQYPAEIYRAMRYSVFAGGKRIRPILTLATAELLNGNIQRVLPVACAIELIHTYSLIHDDLPYMDNDDYRRGKLTCHKQFGEAIAILAGNALLMLAMQFITNSQSKAKLDSRLQTRILKELTVASGFAGMVGGQIVDTESENKSVDFDTVYYIHTHKTGALLCSSIRIGAILSNANKSQLQRLTRFGNALGLMFQITDDILDEMDNRFQLQKIGKRDRIRGKATFPSVIGIEKSKDTVAQLYTDCQNIMHPFGKKAEALVAIAELVAKRIE, via the coding sequence ATGGATATACAGAATTATCTACATAAGAGAATTGAAATTATCAACGCTTATTTAGAGAACCATATTCCGTTAGATAACCAATATCCGGCGGAAATATATCGGGCGATGCGATATAGTGTATTTGCTGGTGGGAAACGGATTCGACCTATTTTAACCTTAGCTACAGCAGAATTACTCAACGGAAATATTCAGCGCGTTTTACCGGTAGCTTGTGCTATCGAATTAATTCATACCTATTCACTCATCCACGACGATTTACCCTATATGGACAATGATGATTATCGTCGTGGGAAACTAACCTGTCATAAACAGTTTGGGGAAGCAATTGCTATTCTCGCAGGAAATGCATTGTTAATGTTAGCGATGCAGTTTATTACCAATAGCCAAAGTAAAGCAAAGCTCGATAGCCGGCTTCAAACTCGTATTCTTAAAGAACTGACCGTTGCTAGCGGCTTTGCAGGTATGGTTGGCGGACAAATAGTTGATACCGAATCAGAAAATAAATCGGTTGATTTTGATACAGTGTACTATATACATACGCATAAAACCGGCGCATTACTCTGTAGTTCAATTCGCATCGGAGCAATACTATCAAACGCGAATAAGTCGCAATTACAAAGATTAACCCGATTTGGTAATGCATTAGGTCTAATGTTTCAAATAACAGATGATATTCTGGATGAAATGGATAATCGTTTCCAATTACAGAAAATTGGGAAACGCGACCGCATTCGTGGAAAAGCAACGTTTCCGAGCGTTATTGGGATTGAAAAATCAAAAGATACTGTCGCCCAATTATATACTGATTGCCAGAACATCATGCATCCGTTTGGGAAAAAAGCCGAAGCTCTGGTAGCTATAGCTGAACTAGTAGCAAAACGGATTGAATAG
- the xseB gene encoding exodeoxyribonuclease VII small subunit: MSEKNQKNKSEEIKKINAKNSLKFEEALKRLEEIVKHLESSEVSLEESITLFEEGIRLSKYCSQKLEEAEQRITKLIKTDSDEFQEIPFEETESNQELS; the protein is encoded by the coding sequence ATGTCTGAGAAGAATCAAAAAAATAAAAGTGAAGAAATAAAAAAAATCAACGCAAAAAACAGTTTGAAATTCGAGGAAGCACTCAAACGACTGGAAGAAATCGTTAAACATCTTGAGAGTAGCGAAGTATCTTTAGAAGAGTCAATTACATTGTTTGAAGAAGGGATTCGGTTATCCAAATATTGTAGTCAGAAACTTGAAGAAGCGGAACAGCGGATAACGAAATTGATAAAAACCGACTCTGATGAATTCCAAGAAATCCCTTTCGAGGAAACGGAGTCGAATCAAGAACTTTCATAG
- the xseA gene encoding exodeoxyribonuclease VII large subunit translates to MKPYTVTELTLRIKEILESNFPEVWVEGEVSNYKVSTNGHAFFKLKDERSLINSVIWRSNLQKIKFNIEDGQQLIVKGYIDVFEPQGLYQLVIETVEPVGVGALQRAFEELKKKLQEEGLFDEKYKKPIPVFPQKIAVVTSPTGAAIRDILNILKRRFANIQVVIYPVLVQGKEAAEQIATAINDLNRLKNCEVIILARGGGSLEDLWPFNEEIVARAIFDCDIPIISAVGHETDYTISDFVADLRAPTPSAAAELVVKNKQDVIEKLAGLHRYLHNTVRYKISTLKTKVEQLIQRPVIIRPYDKINQLSLYIDTLHNQFRTQIDYIFESMNNRYHRASALLLQYSPQQKLARAREMIQKETRTLRDIIVYRHRLIAAKVTAITEKLAILNPLAILERGYSISYTYPEKKIVKTIEQLQCGKKVSVRVAQGEFIATVEQLHRS, encoded by the coding sequence ATGAAACCGTATACTGTAACAGAACTAACCTTAAGAATTAAAGAAATTCTCGAATCGAATTTTCCTGAAGTCTGGGTTGAAGGTGAAGTAAGTAATTATAAAGTTTCAACGAACGGACATGCATTTTTCAAATTGAAAGATGAACGAAGTCTGATCAATAGTGTGATTTGGCGGAGTAATTTACAGAAGATAAAGTTTAATATTGAAGATGGTCAACAATTAATTGTTAAAGGATATATCGATGTTTTTGAACCGCAAGGTCTGTATCAACTTGTTATTGAAACCGTGGAACCCGTTGGGGTTGGTGCGTTGCAGAGAGCTTTCGAAGAGTTAAAAAAGAAACTTCAGGAAGAAGGATTATTCGATGAAAAATATAAAAAACCGATTCCGGTATTTCCACAAAAAATCGCAGTTGTTACTTCGCCGACCGGAGCTGCGATTAGAGATATTCTGAATATATTAAAACGACGGTTTGCGAATATTCAGGTTGTAATTTATCCTGTTTTGGTTCAGGGAAAAGAAGCAGCCGAACAAATCGCTACAGCAATCAATGATTTAAATCGATTAAAAAATTGCGAAGTTATTATCCTTGCTCGCGGTGGTGGTTCACTCGAAGATTTATGGCCGTTCAATGAGGAAATTGTTGCCCGAGCAATTTTTGATTGTGATATTCCAATCATTTCTGCAGTCGGGCACGAAACGGATTATACGATCAGTGATTTTGTTGCGGATTTACGCGCTCCGACCCCATCAGCAGCAGCGGAATTGGTGGTGAAAAATAAACAAGACGTTATCGAAAAACTCGCCGGATTACATCGCTATCTCCATAATACGGTTCGATATAAAATATCGACGTTAAAAACAAAAGTTGAACAGCTCATCCAGCGCCCCGTTATTATTCGACCTTACGATAAAATCAATCAATTATCCCTCTACATTGATACGTTACATAATCAATTCCGAACACAGATTGACTATATTTTCGAGTCGATGAACAATAGGTATCATCGTGCTTCGGCTCTACTGCTCCAATATAGCCCGCAGCAGAAATTAGCACGAGCTAGGGAAATGATACAAAAAGAGACGCGTACCCTCCGTGATATAATAGTATATCGGCATAGACTTATAGCAGCGAAGGTAACAGCGATAACCGAAAAATTAGCAATATTAAATCCATTAGCTATTCTCGAACGCGGTTATAGTATCAGTTATACCTATCCGGAGAAAAAGATTGTTAAAACTATTGAGCAATTGCAATGCGGGAAGAAAGTTTCGGTTCGCGTTGCGCAAGGTGAATTCATTGCTACGGTTGAACAATTACACCGTAGCTGA
- a CDS encoding TIGR00282 family metallophosphoesterase — protein MNILFIGDIFGRPGREIAVSLVPQLRQRYRVDFCIANAENAAAGKGLTEVILTQLLSCGIDVVTGGNHIWHKKEIIPVMEKEPRLIRPANLPEGTPGRGAGIFTIADKYNIAVVQLIGRIYLACVDCPFQVIRRELNQLKSQTNMIIVDMHAEATSEKVAMGWYLDGEVSAVVGTHTHIQTADEKILPKGTAYITDVGMTGPHDSVIGVKKEIILKMFLTQLPVTHEVASDDVKLQAVLLTIDELTGKATAISRLSIVNEDLQNQ, from the coding sequence ATGAATATTTTATTTATTGGTGATATTTTTGGCCGTCCCGGAAGAGAAATTGCAGTATCATTAGTTCCGCAGTTACGGCAGAGATATCGGGTTGATTTTTGTATTGCGAATGCGGAAAATGCTGCTGCCGGTAAGGGGTTAACGGAAGTTATTCTAACGCAATTATTATCGTGCGGTATAGATGTAGTAACCGGCGGAAACCATATTTGGCATAAAAAAGAAATTATTCCGGTAATGGAAAAAGAACCGCGGTTGATTCGCCCTGCAAATTTGCCTGAAGGAACTCCCGGCCGTGGTGCTGGGATATTTACGATAGCTGATAAATATAATATTGCTGTCGTCCAGTTAATTGGGCGAATATATCTCGCTTGTGTAGATTGTCCGTTTCAGGTTATTCGCCGAGAGTTGAATCAATTGAAATCGCAAACGAATATGATTATTGTCGATATGCATGCGGAAGCTACTTCAGAAAAAGTCGCCATGGGTTGGTATCTCGATGGTGAAGTGAGTGCTGTGGTAGGAACCCATACCCATATACAAACTGCCGACGAAAAAATTTTGCCTAAAGGGACCGCATATATAACTGATGTCGGTATGACCGGTCCCCATGATTCGGTTATCGGCGTGAAAAAAGAGATTATCTTGAAAATGTTTCTAACCCAGTTACCAGTAACCCATGAAGTTGCGTCTGACGATGTAAAACTGCAAGCAGTGTTATTGACCATAGATGAATTAACGGGAAAAGCTACCGCTATATCTCGGTTGTCCATAGTGAATGAAGATTTGCAAAACCAGTAA
- the rny gene encoding ribonuclease Y: protein MLQSLGTSMPLVLIGSGIAIGVVCFCIGYFFRKITSESRIASAKKLAEEIIKEAEKEATVKRESALLEAKEKMLEARTKFEREANERKGKLDSLERRLTERELSLNRRIESFEKREREVLEKEKDITNRERKITEKERQLATLIEEQKRKLEQVSGLTVDQAKKLLLSTLESEVRADAAMLIRSIENEARETAEKKAREIITLAIQKTASDHTAETTVSVVELPNEETKGRIIGREGRNIRALESATGVTLIVDDTPEAVVLSSFDPIRREIAKVALERLINDGRIHPARIEEVVEKVKQEIKNTIHEAGKQAAFEVGIHDLHIELINLLGRLKYRSSYGQNVLQHSKEVAWLAGVMCSELGVESGICKRAGLLHDIGKAVDHEVEGPHAIIGAELAKKYNEKPEVISAILGHHGEVEQQTMESIIVQAADAISSARPGARRETLEGYIKRLEKLEEIADSFSGVAKAYALQAGREIRVIVEPEQVNDVHAAKLARDISKQIEKELQYPGQIKVTVVREVRAVEYAK from the coding sequence ATGTTGCAATCGTTAGGAACCTCGATGCCTTTGGTTCTCATTGGTAGCGGAATCGCCATAGGCGTCGTGTGCTTCTGTATCGGTTACTTTTTTCGAAAAATAACGTCTGAAAGTCGCATTGCTTCCGCGAAAAAATTAGCGGAGGAAATCATTAAAGAAGCAGAAAAAGAAGCAACGGTTAAACGCGAATCCGCGTTACTCGAAGCGAAAGAGAAAATGTTGGAAGCCCGAACGAAATTCGAACGTGAAGCAAACGAACGAAAGGGCAAACTTGATTCTCTTGAACGACGGTTGACGGAGCGGGAATTAAGTTTAAATCGGCGGATAGAAAGTTTTGAAAAAAGAGAACGGGAAGTATTAGAGAAAGAAAAAGATATTACCAATCGCGAACGAAAAATAACGGAAAAAGAACGACAATTAGCTACGTTAATTGAAGAACAGAAACGCAAGCTGGAACAGGTTTCCGGTTTAACCGTTGACCAAGCAAAAAAATTACTTTTATCGACATTGGAATCAGAAGTACGCGCGGATGCAGCAATGCTTATTCGCAGTATAGAAAATGAAGCAAGAGAAACCGCAGAAAAAAAAGCGCGCGAAATTATTACGCTCGCGATTCAAAAAACCGCTTCAGATCATACCGCAGAAACTACGGTTTCCGTAGTTGAGTTACCAAATGAAGAAACGAAAGGCCGTATTATCGGTCGTGAAGGGAGAAATATTCGCGCGTTAGAGTCAGCTACCGGCGTAACTTTAATCGTTGATGATACACCGGAAGCAGTTGTGTTATCCAGTTTTGACCCGATTCGTCGGGAAATAGCAAAAGTCGCGTTAGAACGGTTAATTAACGACGGAAGAATTCATCCTGCCCGGATAGAAGAAGTAGTCGAAAAAGTCAAACAAGAAATTAAAAATACTATTCACGAGGCTGGTAAACAAGCAGCATTCGAGGTCGGCATACACGATTTACATATAGAATTAATAAATCTACTCGGTCGACTGAAATATCGGAGCAGTTATGGTCAGAATGTGTTACAACATAGCAAAGAAGTGGCATGGTTAGCTGGGGTAATGTGTTCAGAATTAGGTGTAGAATCGGGTATCTGTAAGCGGGCAGGATTATTGCACGATATCGGTAAAGCGGTTGACCATGAAGTTGAAGGACCGCACGCAATTATAGGCGCTGAGTTAGCAAAAAAATATAACGAAAAACCCGAGGTTATCTCGGCTATTTTGGGGCATCATGGTGAAGTTGAACAACAAACTATGGAATCAATCATCGTTCAAGCTGCGGATGCTATATCCAGCGCTCGACCTGGGGCACGTCGAGAAACCCTAGAAGGATATATCAAACGATTAGAAAAACTCGAAGAGATTGCTGATTCATTTTCTGGTGTTGCAAAAGCGTATGCATTACAAGCCGGCAGAGAGATTCGGGTTATTGTTGAGCCGGAGCAAGTTAACGATGTCCATGCAGCGAAATTAGCGCGCGATATTAGCAAACAGATTGAAAAAGAATTACAATATCCCGGTCAAATTAAAGTTACTGTCGTTCGAGAAGTTCGTGCGGTTGAATACGCAAAATAA
- the ilvC gene encoding ketol-acid reductoisomerase translates to MAAKVYYDKDADLGILKKKKIAIVGYGSQGHAQAQNLRDSGITVVVAELPGTDNYQLAVSHGFKPVSAADATKQADIIQILVPDEYQPMVYHNEIKPNLKPGKAIMFSHGFNIHFGQIIPPKDIDVIMVAPKGPGHLVRSVYVAGQGVPALIAVFQDATKKAKKLALAYAKGIGATRAGVLETTFKEETETDLFGEQTVLCGGVTALIKAGFETLVEAGYQPEIAYFECCHELKLIVDLIYNYGISYMRYSISNTAEYGDLTRGKRIITEETKKEMKKILAEIQSGEFAREWILENRAGKPVYNALGREQAQHPIEEVGARLRSLMSWIDKKDKK, encoded by the coding sequence ATGGCAGCAAAAGTTTATTATGATAAAGATGCAGATTTAGGAATATTAAAAAAGAAAAAAATCGCAATTGTTGGTTATGGAAGTCAGGGTCATGCACAAGCGCAGAACCTTCGTGACAGTGGAATAACCGTTGTGGTAGCGGAATTGCCCGGAACTGATAATTATCAGTTAGCAGTATCGCATGGATTTAAGCCAGTATCCGCAGCGGATGCAACAAAACAAGCGGATATCATTCAAATCTTAGTTCCGGATGAATATCAGCCGATGGTGTATCACAACGAAATCAAACCGAACCTGAAACCAGGAAAAGCAATTATGTTCTCGCATGGGTTTAATATCCATTTCGGTCAGATTATTCCACCGAAAGATATTGATGTTATTATGGTTGCACCGAAAGGACCTGGGCATTTAGTTCGGAGCGTGTATGTCGCTGGTCAGGGAGTTCCCGCATTGATTGCTGTATTTCAAGATGCAACTAAAAAAGCAAAAAAACTGGCGTTAGCATATGCGAAAGGGATCGGTGCAACGCGAGCTGGCGTTTTAGAAACCACTTTTAAAGAAGAAACGGAAACCGATTTGTTTGGCGAACAAACCGTGCTGTGCGGTGGGGTAACCGCATTGATTAAAGCAGGATTCGAAACGCTCGTTGAAGCAGGATATCAGCCGGAAATCGCATATTTTGAATGCTGTCACGAATTGAAGTTGATCGTTGATTTGATTTATAATTATGGTATTAGTTATATGCGGTATTCGATCAGTAATACGGCGGAATATGGCGATTTAACTCGCGGAAAACGTATTATTACTGAAGAAACGAAAAAAGAAATGAAAAAGATTCTTGCTGAAATCCAGAGTGGCGAATTTGCGCGAGAATGGATTCTAGAGAATCGCGCCGGAAAACCAGTGTATAATGCGTTAGGTCGAGAACAAGCACAGCATCCAATCGAAGAAGTTGGGGCGCGACTTCGTTCATTAATGAGCTGGATTGATAAGAAAGACAAAAAATAA
- the ilvN gene encoding acetolactate synthase small subunit, with product MEHEHVLTTLVENRPGVLARISGLFSARGFNIDSLAVGETEDPTVSRMTIVVRGDDRILEQVTKQLNKLIDVIKVQDYSSEEFVQRELILIKVNADSKSRSEIMQIADIFRARIVDVSQKTLTLELTGDQGKIKAMIDLLKPFGLKEIARTGRIAMSRG from the coding sequence ATGGAACACGAACATGTTTTAACCACATTAGTTGAGAATCGCCCTGGGGTATTAGCACGAATTTCAGGTTTATTTTCAGCGCGCGGATTTAATATTGATAGTCTGGCAGTTGGTGAAACGGAAGACCCAACAGTATCCCGAATGACGATAGTCGTTCGCGGCGATGACCGGATTCTCGAACAGGTGACGAAACAACTGAATAAATTGATCGATGTGATTAAAGTTCAAGATTATTCCTCGGAAGAATTCGTGCAACGCGAATTGATTCTCATTAAAGTTAATGCAGATTCGAAATCGCGGTCTGAAATTATGCAAATCGCGGATATATTCCGCGCGCGAATCGTTGACGTTAGCCAGAAGACATTAACGTTGGAATTAACTGGCGACCAAGGGAAAATTAAAGCGATGATCGATTTATTGAAACCGTTCGGACTAAAAGAAATCGCACGAACTGGTCGCATTGCAATGTCTCGTGGATAA
- the ilvB gene encoding biosynthetic-type acetolactate synthase large subunit produces MKKTGAQIVIDALQQENVELMFGYPGGSVLDIFDELAKSNIRFCLTRHEQGAVHAADGYARATGKVGVCIATSGPGATNLVTGIATAYMDSVPLVALTGQVPTLLIGNDAFQEADITGITRPITKHNYLVKNVQELPTVFKEAFYIARTGRPGPVLIDIPKDVQKAELDNYQYPKELKIRSYNPTYEGHPKQILKVAEAIAQAKRPIIYAGGGVIISGASKELTELATRYNIPVTTTLLGLGSFPETHPLSLKMLGMHGTQYANYAVMESDLILAIGARFDDRVTGKISEFAPHAKIVHIDIDPSAISKSVAVDIPVVGDCKSILQALLKQIKSAGDYREWNEQIQKWKKEFPLTYEKNNHLKPQFVVEEIYACTKDKDTIMVTDVGQHQMWVAQYYTFTKPRTLLSSGGLGTMGYGFPAAIGAQLGCPEKTVFLVSGDGSIQMNIQEMATAVLNKLPIKIAVFNNQYLGMVRQWQQLFYKGKYAYTCLSRNVECPKECRPNEKCPPFTPDLVKLAEAYGAIGMRIFKPEEVKPALKKSLTIHDKPVLMEFIVSKEENVYPMVPAGAPLHKMIAELA; encoded by the coding sequence ATGAAAAAAACTGGTGCACAAATTGTTATTGATGCATTACAACAAGAAAATGTTGAACTGATGTTTGGCTATCCAGGCGGGTCAGTGCTGGATATTTTTGACGAACTTGCGAAGTCAAATATCCGATTTTGTTTAACAAGACACGAGCAAGGTGCGGTGCATGCTGCTGACGGATACGCTCGCGCAACCGGGAAAGTAGGTGTATGCATAGCGACGTCAGGTCCCGGGGCAACGAATCTGGTTACCGGAATTGCAACTGCATATATGGATTCCGTTCCACTAGTTGCATTAACCGGTCAGGTGCCAACGTTATTGATTGGCAACGATGCGTTTCAGGAAGCGGATATAACCGGGATAACCCGACCGATAACGAAACATAACTATCTGGTTAAAAATGTCCAGGAATTGCCGACCGTGTTTAAAGAAGCGTTTTATATAGCGCGAACCGGTCGTCCTGGACCGGTGCTGATTGATATTCCAAAAGATGTGCAGAAAGCGGAATTAGATAATTATCAGTATCCGAAAGAATTAAAAATCAGAAGTTATAATCCGACGTATGAAGGGCATCCGAAACAAATTCTGAAAGTTGCAGAAGCGATTGCGCAAGCTAAACGACCGATAATCTATGCTGGTGGTGGAGTGATTATTTCCGGTGCTTCCAAAGAACTCACTGAATTAGCTACGCGATATAACATTCCGGTAACGACGACTTTGCTCGGATTAGGGAGTTTCCCGGAAACCCATCCATTATCGTTGAAAATGCTCGGTATGCACGGAACCCAGTATGCGAATTATGCGGTTATGGAAAGTGATTTAATTCTCGCAATCGGTGCGCGATTCGATGACCGGGTCACCGGGAAAATATCTGAGTTCGCCCCGCATGCAAAAATCGTTCATATTGATATCGATCCGTCAGCGATTTCGAAAAGCGTAGCTGTGGATATTCCTGTCGTTGGAGATTGTAAATCAATTCTGCAAGCGTTGTTAAAACAAATTAAATCTGCGGGAGATTATCGTGAATGGAATGAGCAAATCCAGAAATGGAAAAAAGAGTTTCCATTAACTTATGAAAAAAATAACCATCTAAAACCGCAATTTGTCGTTGAAGAGATTTATGCTTGCACGAAAGACAAAGACACCATTATGGTAACCGATGTCGGTCAGCATCAGATGTGGGTTGCACAGTATTATACATTCACTAAACCACGAACGTTACTATCATCCGGCGGATTAGGCACAATGGGATATGGTTTTCCAGCAGCGATTGGGGCACAACTCGGTTGCCCGGAAAAAACGGTGTTTTTGGTTTCCGGTGACGGTAGCATTCAGATGAATATCCAGGAAATGGCCACCGCTGTACTCAATAAGCTCCCGATAAAAATCGCCGTGTTTAATAATCAATATCTCGGTATGGTTCGCCAGTGGCAACAATTGTTCTATAAAGGGAAATACGCGTATACCTGTTTATCCCGAAATGTCGAGTGTCCGAAAGAATGTCGACCGAACGAAAAATGTCCACCGTTCACTCCGGATCTGGTGAAACTTGCGGAAGCGTATGGTGCCATTGGTATGCGGATATTTAAACCTGAAGAGGTTAAGCCGGCACTGAAAAAATCATTGACGATTCACGATAAACCAGTTTTAATGGAGTTTATTGTTAGTAAAGAAGAAAACGTATATCCAATGGTTCCGGCTGGAGCGCCACTCCATAAAATGATTGCTGAATTAGCATAA
- the ilvD gene encoding dihydroxy-acid dehydratase yields MRSDIMKSGLEKAPHRSLFKAMGYTDEELSRPLIGIVNSANEIIPGHIHLDQIVAAVKSGVRLAGGTPIEFGVIGICDGIAMNHQGMKYSLASRELIADSIECMAYAQPFDGLVLVPNCDKIIPGMLMAAARINIPSIVISGGPMLPGKYIQPGPLYGKRLDLVKDVFEAVGKVQAGLMSESELAVCENSACPGCGSCAGMFTANTMNCLTEVLGLGLPGNGTIPAVYAERIRLAKKAGEQILELIKKQILPRQILTKKAFENAIIVDLAFGGSTNTVLHLPAIAHEAGIKLELTWFNKWSKKTPQLAAISPGGEHFLLDLYEAGGVQALMKELSRLDILNLDCLTVTGKTVGQNIARAEVTNREVIRSVENPYRQEGGLAILFGNLAPNGAVVKQSAVDAEMLRFSGPAVVFESEQDAVKAILGKKIKKGSVVVIRYEGPKGGPGMQEMLTPTSAVVGMGLGREVALITDGRFSGGTRGACIGHISPEAMEGGPIAIIKNGDIIHIDIPERKLECELSDSEINRRLKSWKKPEPKINYGYLARYAELVTSAHTGAVFKKV; encoded by the coding sequence ATGCGAAGTGATATCATGAAATCCGGATTAGAAAAAGCGCCGCATCGTTCTCTGTTTAAGGCAATGGGATATACGGATGAAGAGTTATCGCGTCCGTTAATTGGGATAGTTAATTCCGCAAATGAAATTATTCCTGGACACATTCATCTTGACCAGATTGTAGCAGCGGTGAAATCTGGAGTTCGACTTGCTGGCGGAACACCGATTGAATTCGGGGTTATCGGTATCTGTGACGGGATTGCAATGAATCATCAGGGAATGAAATATTCGCTTGCCAGCCGAGAACTTATCGCCGATAGTATCGAATGCATGGCGTATGCGCAACCGTTCGATGGATTAGTTCTCGTTCCGAATTGCGATAAGATAATTCCGGGAATGCTGATGGCAGCAGCGCGGATAAATATTCCGAGTATCGTTATTTCCGGCGGACCGATGCTTCCTGGGAAATATATCCAACCTGGACCGCTCTATGGTAAACGGCTGGATTTGGTGAAAGATGTTTTCGAAGCGGTTGGGAAAGTGCAAGCGGGATTGATGTCGGAATCAGAGCTCGCGGTATGTGAAAATTCTGCGTGTCCCGGTTGTGGGTCCTGCGCCGGAATGTTTACCGCTAACACGATGAATTGTTTAACCGAAGTGCTAGGGTTAGGGCTTCCTGGAAATGGAACTATTCCTGCAGTATATGCGGAACGAATTCGACTAGCGAAAAAAGCTGGAGAACAAATTCTCGAGTTGATTAAAAAACAGATTCTTCCGCGTCAGATTCTCACGAAAAAAGCGTTTGAAAATGCGATTATTGTAGATTTAGCGTTCGGTGGGTCAACGAATACCGTTCTCCATCTCCCGGCGATTGCTCATGAAGCAGGGATAAAATTAGAATTAACTTGGTTTAATAAATGGAGCAAGAAAACGCCGCAACTAGCGGCAATTAGTCCGGGCGGTGAACATTTCCTGCTCGATTTATATGAAGCGGGCGGTGTGCAAGCATTAATGAAAGAGTTATCGAGATTAGATATTCTAAATCTGGATTGTCTGACCGTGACCGGAAAAACGGTCGGGCAGAACATTGCCCGTGCGGAAGTAACCAATCGTGAAGTGATTCGGTCAGTAGAAAATCCGTATCGGCAAGAAGGGGGGTTGGCGATTCTATTCGGGAATCTCGCGCCAAACGGTGCAGTGGTGAAACAATCGGCAGTTGACGCTGAAATGTTGCGATTTTCCGGACCTGCAGTAGTATTCGAATCAGAACAGGATGCGGTCAAAGCGATTCTCGGTAAAAAAATCAAAAAAGGGTCAGTCGTAGTTATTCGGTATGAAGGACCGAAAGGCGGACCCGGAATGCAGGAAATGTTAACCCCGACATCTGCGGTGGTTGGTATGGGGTTGGGTAGAGAAGTTGCGTTAATAACTGACGGTCGGTTTTCCGGCGGAACGCGCGGTGCGTGTATAGGTCATATTTCACCCGAAGCTATGGAAGGTGGGCCGATTGCGATTATAAAAAATGGCGATATTATTCATATCGATATTCCGGAACGAAAACTCGAGTGTGAACTCAGCGATTCTGAGATCAATCGCCGACTTAAATCTTGGAAAAAACCGGAACCGAAAATTAATTATGGGTATCTCGCTCGGTATGCGGAATTAGTTACATCGGCACATACCGGTGCGGTATTTAAGAAAGTATGA